CACATTGAAAACAGTCTACACTGGACCAAAGATGTAACGATGAAAGAAGATGCCTCTAAAATCAGATTAGGCAACGCTCCATCAATTATATCCACGCTTAAAAATGGTGCAATGAATATATTTAGAAAACAAGGCATGAATCAAATAGCAAAGGCCACCAGACTGGTAGCCAATGATATTGAGACTCTAAACAAACTAATCAATTAGAATGCAACAGCCCTGCTTCTAGAAGGGGTCTAGGGGGATTTAATGATGATCCATCTAAGAATGAAATATAAAAATCAAAAGACCAGAGGACAAGAAGACCAGAGGACAAGAAGACCAGAGGACAAGAAGACATGAAGACCAGAAGACATGAAGACCAGAAGACCAGAAGACCAGAAGACCAGAAGACCAGAAGACCAATCGACAAGAAGACAATACTTTTTCCAACCGATTGACTACATCCTGTGTCTTAGGAGCAGACAAAAATTATTTTAATCCATACTAAATATGAAAATGCTTAATAGACTGAAAAATGTAGGGATGATGGCGGCACTTGCCATCGTGGGATTTGCTTGTTTGGAAGAATCGGAAATTGAAAAGCAACAAAAGGCAAATGAAAAGGCAATTCTGAATTATCTAGAAACAAACAACATCCAGGCAGAGCAGTCCAGTTATGGTCTGTACTACGAAAAGCTCACCAGCAACAGTGCCGGCGCGGAACCCGCCGCAGGTCAGGTGATCTCTGTCAAATATGAGATTAAAACGCTAGGCGGCCAACTACTAGAATCGGTGACTGACACCACTGTGGACATCAAAGTAAACTGGAGCAGCGTGCTACCCGTAGGTATCAACTACGGCATTGACGTACTCCGAGAGGGTGAAAAGGGACGTTTCTATCTACCTGCACATGTGGCCTATGACTCTTACTCACCGGACGACAATTCCTTCGGTCCTTACACCAATTTCATCGTTGACTTAGAGCTGGTGGATATCAAAACGGAGGACGATCTGTTCGAGACCGAAATAGATCTGATAGAGGCCTACATCGGAGAAAACAACCTGACTGAGGTCCAGTCAAAAGCAAATGGGCTATACCACAAAACGCTGGAAGCAGGAGATGGCGAAGAACCTCTAAGCTACAATTATGTGACTTTGCATTTCAAGCGTAGCTATCTGGACGGAACAGTTATCGCTGAAACGGAAGCGAGTAAACCGCTGACGGTTAGGCTGAACGAAAATGCTTTGGTAGAAGGCTTTTATCAAGGCGTACTAGAAATGAAGGAAGGAGAAAAAGCCCTTTTGATCATGCCTTCCGAGCTGGCATTTGGAGGCAGTGTGCAAGTCATGCCTAGTTCGTTGAGAGAAGAGCTTTTCGAAAACGGATTCATCACCACCAATGTCCGCCCTTACTCTCCTGTGATGTATGAGGTGGAGCTGCTGGAAGTGAAGTAGAAGTTTAGTGCACAAAAAAAGCTGTCTCAAAAGTATTCCTTTGTCATGTTGAGCCAAGTCGAAACATCATTTCACCTTTCAAAGGTACATTTCGACAAGCTCAATGTGACAAAATTCTATTTCTAGAACCTTTTGAGACAGCCTTAAATTTTATTATCTCTGAGCAGCTTAGATCTTTGCTGCTTCTTTGAACAAATCAATGAATTCCTGATGAGAGAAACTTCCCAGGTCTCCTTCTCCATGTCTACGAGCAGAAACCTTGGACTCATCTCTTTCCTTCTCTCCTACGATCAGCATATAAGGAATCTTCTTGGTCTCAGCATCACGAATTTTACGTCCGATCTTCTCATCTCGGTGATCGATGAATCCTCTGATGTCGTTCTCCTCCATCTGAGCATAGACCTCTTCGGCATAGGCTGCATACTTTTCAGAGATCGGCAACACAGCGATTTGATCTGGTGTCAACCATAGTGGGTATTTACCGGTACAGTGCTCAGTCAATACTGCCACGAATCTCTCCAAAGAACCGAATGGTGCTCTGTGCAGCATCACAGGTCTGTACTTTTGGTTGTCAGATCCGGTATACTCCAGTTCGAATCGCTCAGGCAGGTTGTAATCCACCTGGATCGTTCCCAACTGCCAGCTTCTCTTCAGCGCATCCTTCACCATAAAGTCTAACTTAGGACCATAGAATGCTGCTTCACCATATTCAGTCACTGTATTCAAACCCTTTTCAGCAGCTGCTTCCTGGATTGCCTTTTCAGCCTTCTCCCAGTTTTCGTCAGAGCCGATGTATTTCTCTCTATTCTCCGGATCACGCAAAGAAATCTGCGCCGTATAGTCATCAAAGCCCAAAGCCTTGAAAACATACAATACCAGGTCGATCACCTTCAAGAACTCCTCCTTCACCTGATCTGGCGTACAGAAGATGTGCGCATCATCCTGAGTAAATCCTCTTACTCGCGTCAAACCGTGCAACTCTCCGCTCTGCTCGTATCGATACACAGTACCGAACTCAGCCAGACGCACTGGCAGATCTTTGTAAGACCTTGGTTTGGCCTTGTAGATCTCACAGTGATGAGGACAGTTCATCGGTTTTAGGAAGAACTCCTCTCCTTCGTTAGGCGTATGAATCGGCTGGAAAGAATCCTCGCCATATTTTTCATAGTGACCAGAAGTCACGTACAATTCCTTGTTTCCAATATGTGGTGTCACCACAGGATCATATCCGGCTTTCACCTGTGCTTTCTTCAGGAAGTTCTCCAATCTTTCGCGAAGCATCGCTCCCTTAGGCAACCAAAGTGGCAAGCCCTGTCCTACTTTCTGAGAGAAAGTAAACAGCTCCAGTTCCTTACCTAGTTTTCTGTGGTCACGCTTCTTGGCTTCTTCCAATAGCTCGAGATGTTCCTTCAGCTCTTTCTGCTTAGGGAATGTCACTGCATAGAGACGAGTCAATTGCTTGTTTTTCTCATCCCCTCTCCAGTAGGCACCTGCTACGTTTAATATTTTCACCGCTTTGATAAAACCGGTGTTTGGTATGTGTGGCCCTCTACATAGATCGGTAAATCCTCCCTGAGTATAGAAAGTAATCTCTCCATCCTCCAGGCCATCGATCAACTCTAATTTGTACTCATCACCCTTCTCTTCGAAATAGGCAATGGCGTCAGACTTGCTCACCTCCTTGCGGACATATTCATTCTTCTCACGCGCCAATTCGAGCATTTTATCTTCCAAAACCTTCAGGTTTTCAGAATCAAAATCCTGGTCACCAAAATCTATATCATAGTAGAATCCCCCTTCGATAGCCGGTCCGATTCCTAGTTTAATCCCTGGATAGAGTGCTTCTAGCGCCTCTGCCATCAGGTGAGCAGAAGAGTGCCAAAAAGTAGCCTTCCCTTCATCCTGCTGCCAGGTCAAAAGCTTGATGGTCGCATCCGTGGTTATCGGGCGGGTGGCGTCCCACACCTGTCCATTCACTTCAGCTGCCAGTACGTTTCTCGCAAGGCCTTCGCTGATGCTCAATGCTACATCTAAACCAGAAGAGCCTTTTTCAAGCTCTTTGACACTGCCATCGGGCAGAGTGATTTTAATCATGTTGTCACTCATCAATCCTATTTTTACTTATTGTTTCGGAGCGGCAAAGTCAAACGTAGGTATGGCTGCCTTCTTCTCCTTAATTTGGCGCAAATATGCAATTTTTCCATTTACTTTTCTCTGTCCTTCCAAGGCTTCTTCATTCAAAGAATCAAGAGAGAGTACTATGTCGTAATACTGAAGAGAGCTGGTATAATATCCCCTTTGGTCAAACACCTCTCCTTTCATCAGTAAGGCATCAAGGTGAGTAGAATCCGTTTCCAGAATTTTAGTCGCACACCACAAAGCAGAATCGTATTGCAGAGCAGTCAGGTAATAGCTTGCCAACTCCTCTCCAGCCTGCACTTTTCCCTTTTCAAACATCTGCATTAGTATTTGGTTGGCCTCTTCATTGGCCCCTTGCTCACGAAGTATTTTAACCTTGACCGAATTCACTTCATTCTTTCCTTCACCAAAGCCTTCCGTTCGATCCAGCCATCGTATCGCCTCATCTATCTGCTTGTTAGCCGCATGGATCGTGGCAGCTTTTATGGCCGTGTTGTAATCCGAATGATCCAACTCCCAGGCCTTCTGGTAATACTCCAGAGCTGACAAACTATCCCCCATATTCAGATAAATATCTGCCTTATCTGCATAGAACACAGGATTTGTACGATGGACCAAAATGGCGTTATTGATTTGATCTATCGCCAACTCATATTCTTCCAGCTCCCGATAAATCTTCGCCTTCAACTCGTAGATATCCAAAGACTCATTGGAGGAAGCATCGAGTTGGTTCAGAAGTGACATGGCCTGCATGTAAGACTGTTCTGAAAAGTAATACTCTGCCAACAGCACATTGACCAATGGATCCTGAAATTGGGAAGAGAAAATCTTATTGGCCTCTGCATATCCAAAACCCTCCCAGGCTTTTTCCTTCTCCTGCTTCAGGTATTGAATCACGAATTCGTCCTGCAAGACCTCATTGACATCAAGGGTAAGTCCAGATATTTCGATTTGGCGCTGAGCTACCAAACCATGCATTTCATTTTGGCCATACCTATGAACACAGCTACACAAAAAAGTGCAAATCAAGAACAAACAAGTCCGGATGAAATGGCTTTCTCTCATCCTGCAAAACTAATCACTTTGACAGATCTAATTTTAATTATCCCCCAGTCTCTTTTCAACTAATAATATAGCGCCAAAACTATCCATTTGCTGACCGATACAGTTAGGTAATTCCCCTAGTGAATTAGGGGAACTCTTATTTAAAGCCAATAAAAAAAGGCAATGTTTGGATGTTAAAGCTATTCTTGCTAACATTCACAATTGATTTAATGTGAAAAGTATTCATCGAGAAAAAGAGACTTCACTTATCCCGATTTTGATAGGTTTACGCAAACCAAACCACCTTAAGTAAAGCCTATCAAAAAAACCTCTTTAATTTTCTTTGAATAGTGCAAACAATAGATGTATTTTGAAGCATGTGTTGAATTCATAGCTTTTAACTTAATTGTACATCTAAGTTGATAAGCATGAGCAGGATTGTTAGATCAATCAATTTTTGATATAAATGGACTTATTAAAAAAATATAAAAACATTTACGACACCAACATCTTACTGATGTATAAAGGTGAAGTAACTTTTGATTTGGTCACCTCCATTATCGAAACCCTGGATGGTAGAATTGGTGAAATCGAAAGTGATAGATTGATCAAGAAGAAGTTTTACGGAGCAGCTACTGAGTGTATTCAGAACTTATATCACCACATGGATGAAGTGTCTGACGAAAACATTGACACTTATGATTCCAAAGCAGGCCTACTCATGGTGACTGCCAGAAAGAAATTTTTCAATATCATGACGGGAAACTTTATACCTAATGACAAAATTAACGGTATAAAGGCCAAGATTGACAACATCAACACATTGGAAAAAGAAGAGCTTAAAAAGCTCTACAAAGAGATACTATATAATGAAGAGTTTTCTGACAAAGGGACCGCAGGTTTAGGTTTTGTAGAAATTGCCAGAAAAACAGGGCAGAAACTGTCCTATGAATTTCATAAAGTGAATGACGAGTATTCCTATTTCACTTTGCAAATAAGAGTTTCGAGATTAAAGAAAGAAGAACTGGCTGAAGCATAATCGCTTACGAAGAAGAAGAACATGAAAGAACTTTACCACGAGGAGCAGAAGATTTTGTCGGACTATGTCGGCAAGGTAAAGCAGAAGGATTTGAGTATGGACGATGCGGTAAACATTGCGGTTCATTACAAGGATCTGTTGGATCAAAGTAAAGTTATCACCCGAATCAGTGATAGACTACAGAAGAAATTAGACCATGCCAACCAAAAAATTAAAACTCAAAATGTAGAAATCCAGAAGAAGAATACAGAACTGGAAGAAACAATTGACCAACTAGACAAAATGACGGTTGGTAAAAAGGCCTCAAGAATCATGTTTGTGATAGCAATTGTCCTTTTCATATCAGAAGAGCAATTTCTAGCCCCTGTCATCAACGATATGATAGATATCGAATATGTAGGATTGGTCATTTTACTTGTGATCGCGATGTTTTTGAAGTTCTTTGAAGGTATGCTCGAGAGTTATTTCTTGAAACAGACCAAAAAGAAAATTCTTAATAAAAAAAACTCCGAATCTAGCGATGGAAAAATGAGTAGCAATAGTTTTTCTTACGTCGAAGGAAAATAACTAAACGATATCACCTGAAACCAAAACAAAATGAAAAAGGACAATCTGATACGTTCTTATGTATTGACCTTAATACTGATAATTATCGGGTTATTCGTTGGTCAATTCTTTGTTCAGAATACGATCCGAGTAAATAAAAATGACGCCAGACTCGTAAAACTCGCGCAAAGACAAGCCACCCTGAGTGAGGACTTAGCCAAAAACGCCACGCTGATCACTACCGATCGAATCATGAACAGCGAGCGCAACTTCAGCATTATCCAAAAACGTTTGGTTTCTTCACTCGAAGAGTTTGTCAAAATCCAAAAAGGCCTGAAAGAAGGCGATCCCGAATTAGGATTGAACAAGGTTGAAAACTCTTATGAGGTTATTAGTCTTCTCGAAAATTCAGATTTGTATTTTGAAGAAATTAGAGATGCAACCAAAG
This is a stretch of genomic DNA from Reichenbachiella ulvae. It encodes these proteins:
- a CDS encoding SiaB family protein kinase — protein: MDLLKKYKNIYDTNILLMYKGEVTFDLVTSIIETLDGRIGEIESDRLIKKKFYGAATECIQNLYHHMDEVSDENIDTYDSKAGLLMVTARKKFFNIMTGNFIPNDKINGIKAKIDNINTLEKEELKKLYKEILYNEEFSDKGTAGLGFVEIARKTGQKLSYEFHKVNDEYSYFTLQIRVSRLKKEELAEA
- a CDS encoding tetratricopeptide repeat protein — encoded protein: MHGLVAQRQIEISGLTLDVNEVLQDEFVIQYLKQEKEKAWEGFGYAEANKIFSSQFQDPLVNVLLAEYYFSEQSYMQAMSLLNQLDASSNESLDIYELKAKIYRELEEYELAIDQINNAILVHRTNPVFYADKADIYLNMGDSLSALEYYQKAWELDHSDYNTAIKAATIHAANKQIDEAIRWLDRTEGFGEGKNEVNSVKVKILREQGANEEANQILMQMFEKGKVQAGEELASYYLTALQYDSALWCATKILETDSTHLDALLMKGEVFDQRGYYTSSLQYYDIVLSLDSLNEEALEGQRKVNGKIAYLRQIKEKKAAIPTFDFAAPKQ
- the thrS gene encoding threonine--tRNA ligase, whose amino-acid sequence is MSDNMIKITLPDGSVKELEKGSSGLDVALSISEGLARNVLAAEVNGQVWDATRPITTDATIKLLTWQQDEGKATFWHSSAHLMAEALEALYPGIKLGIGPAIEGGFYYDIDFGDQDFDSENLKVLEDKMLELAREKNEYVRKEVSKSDAIAYFEEKGDEYKLELIDGLEDGEITFYTQGGFTDLCRGPHIPNTGFIKAVKILNVAGAYWRGDEKNKQLTRLYAVTFPKQKELKEHLELLEEAKKRDHRKLGKELELFTFSQKVGQGLPLWLPKGAMLRERLENFLKKAQVKAGYDPVVTPHIGNKELYVTSGHYEKYGEDSFQPIHTPNEGEEFFLKPMNCPHHCEIYKAKPRSYKDLPVRLAEFGTVYRYEQSGELHGLTRVRGFTQDDAHIFCTPDQVKEEFLKVIDLVLYVFKALGFDDYTAQISLRDPENREKYIGSDENWEKAEKAIQEAAAEKGLNTVTEYGEAAFYGPKLDFMVKDALKRSWQLGTIQVDYNLPERFELEYTGSDNQKYRPVMLHRAPFGSLERFVAVLTEHCTGKYPLWLTPDQIAVLPISEKYAAYAEEVYAQMEENDIRGFIDHRDEKIGRKIRDAETKKIPYMLIVGEKERDESKVSARRHGEGDLGSFSHQEFIDLFKEAAKI
- a CDS encoding FKBP-type peptidyl-prolyl cis-trans isomerase, giving the protein MKMLNRLKNVGMMAALAIVGFACLEESEIEKQQKANEKAILNYLETNNIQAEQSSYGLYYEKLTSNSAGAEPAAGQVISVKYEIKTLGGQLLESVTDTTVDIKVNWSSVLPVGINYGIDVLREGEKGRFYLPAHVAYDSYSPDDNSFGPYTNFIVDLELVDIKTEDDLFETEIDLIEAYIGENNLTEVQSKANGLYHKTLEAGDGEEPLSYNYVTLHFKRSYLDGTVIAETEASKPLTVRLNENALVEGFYQGVLEMKEGEKALLIMPSELAFGGSVQVMPSSLREELFENGFITTNVRPYSPVMYEVELLEVK